One Vibrio taketomensis DNA window includes the following coding sequences:
- the ushA gene encoding bifunctional UDP-sugar hydrolase/5'-nucleotidase UshA, protein MTQRLIVKTALSAAILATLAGCATTTENNWEADKTYKLTVLHTNDHHGRFWENQYGEYGMAARKTLIDQLRTEIKADGGSVLLLSGGDINTGVPESDLQDAEPDFKGMSKIGYDAMALGNHEFDNPLDVLMKQKEWANFPMLSANIYDKKTGKRMFQPYQMFEKQGLKIAVIGLTTEDTQKIGNPEFIGGIDFRDPKEEAKKLIAELHQTEKPDLIFAVTHMGHYENGNRGVNAPGDVALARYLNEGDLDMIVGGHSQEPVCMEAPNVIKKNFQPSDECKPDIQNGTHIVQAYEWGKYVGRADFEFRNGELNMVSYDLIPVNLKKKIKVDGESKRVFIEDEIAKDQEMVEFLRPFQEKGQDQLNVKIAETNGKLEGDRNIVRFEQTNLGRLIATSHMTRAKADFAVMNSGGVRDSIDAGDVTYKEVLTVQPFGNIVTYVDMSGKEVLDYLNVVATKPVDSGAYAQFAGISMTVANGKVSDVKIDGKALDMDKTYRFTVPSFNAAGGDGYPKVSTHPGYVNTGFVDAEVLKDYLEANSPVDVNKFAPKGEIVYK, encoded by the coding sequence ATGACGCAACGCCTTATCGTAAAAACGGCACTGAGTGCCGCAATTCTTGCAACGCTAGCTGGTTGTGCAACCACAACAGAAAACAACTGGGAAGCAGACAAGACGTACAAACTCACCGTACTTCACACCAATGACCATCATGGTCGTTTCTGGGAAAACCAATACGGTGAGTATGGTATGGCTGCTCGCAAGACTTTGATTGATCAGCTACGCACTGAGATTAAAGCTGATGGCGGTAGCGTATTGCTTCTATCTGGTGGCGACATTAACACGGGTGTACCAGAGTCAGATCTACAAGATGCAGAACCTGATTTTAAAGGTATGAGCAAAATTGGTTACGATGCAATGGCGCTGGGTAACCATGAGTTTGATAACCCACTAGACGTATTGATGAAACAGAAAGAGTGGGCCAACTTCCCAATGCTTTCAGCAAACATCTACGATAAGAAAACTGGCAAACGTATGTTCCAGCCATACCAAATGTTTGAAAAGCAGGGTCTAAAGATTGCGGTTATCGGCCTAACTACCGAAGACACGCAAAAAATTGGTAACCCAGAGTTCATCGGTGGCATCGACTTCCGTGATCCAAAAGAAGAAGCGAAAAAGCTGATTGCTGAGCTACACCAAACTGAAAAACCAGACCTTATCTTTGCAGTGACGCACATGGGTCACTACGAAAATGGAAACCGCGGTGTCAATGCTCCGGGCGATGTGGCGCTAGCTCGTTACCTAAATGAAGGTGATCTAGATATGATCGTTGGTGGCCACTCACAAGAGCCTGTGTGTATGGAAGCGCCAAACGTTATCAAGAAAAACTTCCAGCCATCTGATGAATGTAAACCAGACATTCAAAATGGAACACATATCGTTCAAGCATACGAATGGGGTAAATACGTAGGTCGTGCGGACTTTGAATTCCGCAATGGTGAGCTAAACATGGTGAGCTACGATCTGATCCCTGTAAACTTGAAGAAAAAAATCAAAGTGGACGGCGAGAGCAAGCGCGTATTTATTGAAGATGAAATCGCGAAAGACCAAGAAATGGTGGAATTCCTACGTCCATTCCAAGAAAAAGGCCAAGATCAGCTAAACGTTAAGATTGCGGAAACTAACGGCAAACTTGAAGGTGACCGTAACATCGTTCGTTTTGAACAAACCAACCTAGGTCGTCTAATCGCAACTTCTCATATGACTCGTGCAAAAGCAGACTTTGCGGTAATGAACTCTGGTGGTGTGCGTGATTCTATCGACGCGGGCGACGTTACTTACAAAGAAGTTCTGACGGTACAACCATTTGGCAACATCGTGACTTACGTGGATATGTCAGGTAAAGAAGTTCTAGACTACCTAAATGTAGTAGCGACTAAGCCAGTTGATTCAGGCGCTTACGCACAATTTGCTGGTATCTCAATGACGGTAGCAAACGGCAAAGTGTCTGACGTGAAAATCGACGGCAAAGCACTAGATATGGATAAGACATACCGCTTTACAGTGCCAAGTTTTAACGCTGCTGGTGGTGACGGTTACCCTAAAGTATCGACTCACCCTGGTTACGTAAACACAGGTTTTGTGGATGCTGAAGTATTGAAAGACTACCTAGAAGCGAACAGCCCAGTTGATGTGAACAAATTCGCACCAAAAGGCGAAATTGTTTACAAGTAA
- the kdsA gene encoding 3-deoxy-8-phosphooctulonate synthase translates to MEQKIVHVGDIPVANDKPFTLFAGMNVLESRDLAMQICEHYVKVTEKLGIPYVFKASFDKANRSSVHSYRGPGLEEGMKIFQELKDTFGVKIITDVHTEAQAQPVADVVDVIQLPAFLARQTDLVEAMAKTGAVINVKKPQFMSPGQVGNIVEKFAECGNHNVILCERGSCHGYDNLVVDMLGFGVMKQASNGSPIIFDVTHSLQMRDPSGAASGGRREQTVELAKAGLATGIAGLFIEAHPNPDQARCDGPSALPLDKLEPFLKQMKDLDDLIKSFAHIDIR, encoded by the coding sequence ATGGAACAGAAAATCGTTCATGTTGGTGATATTCCAGTTGCTAACGACAAGCCGTTTACCTTATTTGCTGGTATGAACGTTCTAGAGTCTCGCGATCTAGCAATGCAGATTTGTGAGCACTACGTAAAGGTTACGGAAAAGCTAGGCATCCCTTACGTATTTAAAGCGTCTTTTGACAAAGCAAACCGCAGTTCAGTGCATTCTTACCGTGGTCCTGGTCTAGAAGAGGGTATGAAGATTTTCCAAGAGCTAAAAGATACTTTTGGCGTGAAAATCATTACTGACGTACACACGGAAGCACAAGCACAACCAGTGGCTGACGTGGTTGACGTGATTCAATTGCCAGCTTTCCTTGCTCGTCAAACTGACCTTGTTGAAGCAATGGCCAAAACAGGCGCGGTAATTAACGTTAAAAAACCTCAATTTATGAGCCCTGGTCAAGTAGGCAATATCGTTGAGAAATTTGCTGAATGCGGTAACCATAACGTGATTCTATGTGAGCGTGGTTCTTGCCACGGTTACGATAACCTAGTTGTAGATATGCTTGGTTTTGGTGTGATGAAACAAGCATCAAACGGTAGCCCAATCATCTTTGATGTGACTCACTCGCTACAAATGCGTGATCCATCAGGTGCAGCATCAGGTGGTCGCCGTGAGCAAACCGTTGAACTAGCAAAAGCAGGTTTAGCGACGGGTATTGCAGGTCTATTCATTGAAGCGCATCCAAACCCAGATCAGGCGCGTTGTGATGGTCCTTCAGCATTGCCTCTAGACAAACTAGAGCCGTTCCTAAAACAGATGAAAGACCTTGATGATTTGATCAAGAGCTTTGCGCACATCGATATTCGTTAA
- a CDS encoding SirB1 family protein — MQQWFDENFDAIELAEGALILNQAIDPETQVDWATAQMQQMLQEAELALVYETHPQQRFDAFLRLFYHQWGFQGDKDAYFDSANAFLDKVIERRKGIPVSLGALLLYFGKQLGFPIEGITFPTQFVVVLHWPDHPVQYVNPFNGEYISEHTLRAWLVGQKGPFAQLKPKHLKVADHPTVIGRWLALIKSALLREERYTLALRCSDLALTFAPDDPYEIRDRGFIYQQLDCHQMALLDYQYFIDQCPEDPAADLLKNQVRAMSKTQVTLH; from the coding sequence ATGCAACAGTGGTTTGATGAAAATTTTGACGCGATTGAACTTGCTGAAGGCGCGTTGATTCTAAACCAAGCGATTGATCCTGAAACTCAAGTGGATTGGGCTACAGCGCAAATGCAACAAATGTTGCAGGAAGCGGAATTGGCGCTGGTTTATGAAACGCATCCTCAACAGCGTTTTGATGCTTTTTTACGCCTGTTTTATCATCAGTGGGGCTTCCAGGGTGATAAGGATGCCTACTTTGATTCTGCGAATGCGTTTTTAGATAAGGTCATCGAGCGTCGTAAGGGGATACCTGTCAGCTTAGGGGCATTGCTGCTCTATTTTGGCAAACAATTGGGTTTTCCAATTGAAGGCATTACCTTTCCAACCCAGTTTGTGGTTGTGTTGCATTGGCCTGATCATCCGGTTCAATATGTGAATCCCTTTAATGGTGAGTACATTTCGGAGCACACTCTTCGAGCGTGGCTCGTTGGCCAAAAAGGGCCATTCGCACAGTTGAAACCGAAGCATTTAAAAGTGGCGGATCATCCTACCGTAATTGGTCGTTGGTTAGCGCTGATCAAAAGTGCATTATTGCGAGAAGAGCGCTATACACTGGCTTTGCGCTGTAGCGACTTAGCTCTTACGTTTGCTCCAGACGATCCGTATGAAATTCGAGATCGCGGCTTTATCTATCAGCAGCTAGACTGTCATCAGATGGCTTTGTTAGATTATCAGTATTTTATTGACCAGTGTCCGGAAGATCCGGCTGCTGACCTATTGAAAAATCAAGTACGAGCCATGAGTAAAACTCAGGTTACGTTGCACTAA
- a CDS encoding SirB2 family protein, with protein MYEGLKHFHLLTIALSATLLSVRFVLLMANSPLRENKFLKVFPHINDTALLLSGVALIVLFIPWSAAPWLPSKLTCVLAYIALGFFALKLAKNNLLRIFAFLGALGWLMMAGKIAITKTPLLF; from the coding sequence ATGTACGAAGGACTGAAACATTTTCATTTACTGACCATTGCATTAAGTGCCACCTTGCTATCGGTACGTTTTGTCTTGTTAATGGCGAACTCACCGCTAAGAGAGAATAAGTTTCTTAAGGTATTTCCACATATTAACGATACGGCATTGCTATTATCGGGTGTTGCACTGATTGTGCTGTTTATTCCGTGGTCAGCAGCGCCTTGGCTACCGTCAAAGTTAACTTGCGTATTAGCGTACATTGCCCTTGGCTTCTTTGCGTTAAAGCTGGCAAAAAATAACCTGTTACGCATCTTTGCCTTTTTAGGTGCATTAGGCTGGCTGATGATGGCCGGTAAAATTGCGATTACGAAAACTCCGCTACTATTTTGA
- the prmC gene encoding peptide chain release factor N(5)-glutamine methyltransferase, whose translation MAASNSVENTLKRATLQLQESGSDSPSLDAAVLLCHALNKPRSFLLTWPEKELSEQELVPFESLLARRLTGEPVAYIVGEREFWSMPLEVSPTTLIPRPDTERLVELALDKALTSDGDILDLGTGTGAIALALASELPARKVFGIDLMPDAQQLATRNAQRLGIKNASFLAGSWFEPLKAGTQFAVIVSNPPYIEENDPHLTQGDVRFEPLSALVAADNGLADIRHITDIARGFLQDDGWLLFEHGYDQGVAVRTIFHDFGYQEVETFQDYGHNDRVTLGRYTK comes from the coding sequence ATGGCTGCGTCAAACAGTGTGGAAAACACACTTAAGCGTGCCACGTTACAACTTCAAGAGAGCGGCAGTGATTCGCCGTCTCTTGATGCTGCAGTGTTACTTTGCCACGCGTTGAACAAACCGCGATCATTTTTGCTGACTTGGCCGGAAAAAGAGTTAAGTGAGCAAGAACTTGTTCCGTTTGAATCACTACTGGCGCGTCGTTTAACGGGTGAGCCAGTGGCTTATATTGTCGGTGAGCGTGAATTTTGGTCGATGCCTTTAGAGGTGTCGCCAACCACACTCATCCCACGTCCTGATACTGAACGTCTCGTAGAGCTTGCGCTGGATAAAGCGTTGACCAGCGACGGCGATATTTTAGATTTAGGTACAGGCACGGGGGCAATCGCACTGGCATTAGCATCAGAATTGCCAGCACGTAAGGTGTTCGGTATCGACTTGATGCCAGATGCCCAGCAACTCGCCACTCGTAATGCTCAGCGTTTAGGTATCAAAAATGCGAGCTTTCTAGCAGGCAGTTGGTTTGAACCGCTCAAAGCTGGTACGCAGTTTGCTGTTATCGTCTCAAACCCTCCGTATATTGAAGAAAACGACCCACATTTGACGCAAGGCGATGTTCGTTTTGAACCGCTGAGTGCGTTAGTTGCGGCCGATAATGGTTTGGCGGATATTCGTCATATTACCGATATCGCACGTGGTTTTTTGCAGGATGACGGTTGGTTGCTGTTTGAGCATGGTTACGACCAAGGCGTTGCAGTGCGCACAATTTTCCACGATTTTGGCTATCAAGAAGTCGAAACTTTCCAAGATTACGGACATAACGACCGAGTAACTTTAGGCCGTTACACGAAATAA
- the prfA gene encoding peptide chain release factor 1 translates to MKASIRIKLETLVERYEEVQHLLGDPSVISDQDKFRALSKEYSQLEEVTKCFQAYQQAEENLEAAEEMAKEDDAEMREMAQEEIKEAKEEIERLNDELQILLLPKDPNDDRNCFLEIRAGAGGDEAGIFAGNLFRMYSKFAEKKGWRIEVMSCNESEQGGYKEMIAKVSGDGVYGVLKFESGGHRVQRVPETESQGRVHTSACTVAIMPEIPEAELPEIKASDLKIDTFRSSGAGGQHVNTTDSAIRITHLPTGTVVECQDERSQHKNKAKAMAVLAARIVQAEEARRAAEVSDTRRNLLGSGDRSDRIRTYNYPQGRVSDHRINLTVYRLNEVMEGDLASLIEPVIQEHQADQLAALAENN, encoded by the coding sequence ATGAAAGCCTCTATTCGTATTAAGCTAGAAACGTTAGTAGAACGTTATGAAGAAGTGCAACACCTACTTGGTGACCCAAGTGTCATTAGTGATCAAGACAAATTTCGTGCGCTATCAAAAGAGTACTCTCAATTAGAAGAAGTCACTAAGTGCTTCCAAGCTTATCAGCAGGCTGAAGAAAACCTTGAAGCTGCCGAAGAGATGGCAAAAGAAGACGACGCAGAAATGCGTGAAATGGCTCAGGAAGAAATCAAAGAAGCAAAAGAAGAAATTGAGCGTTTGAACGACGAGCTGCAAATTCTATTGCTACCAAAAGATCCAAACGATGATCGTAACTGTTTCCTAGAAATTCGTGCCGGTGCGGGCGGTGATGAAGCCGGTATTTTTGCTGGTAACTTGTTCCGTATGTACTCGAAATTTGCTGAGAAGAAAGGCTGGCGCATCGAAGTGATGAGCTGCAACGAATCTGAGCAAGGCGGTTATAAAGAAATGATCGCGAAAGTGAGTGGTGATGGTGTTTACGGTGTATTGAAATTTGAGTCAGGCGGTCACCGCGTGCAACGTGTGCCTGAAACTGAATCTCAAGGCCGTGTGCATACCTCTGCTTGTACGGTTGCAATCATGCCAGAAATTCCAGAAGCGGAACTGCCAGAAATTAAAGCTTCAGATCTGAAAATCGATACGTTCCGTTCATCGGGCGCGGGTGGTCAGCACGTTAACACGACCGATTCTGCAATCCGTATTACTCACTTACCAACGGGTACAGTCGTAGAGTGTCAAGATGAGCGTTCGCAACATAAGAACAAAGCGAAAGCAATGGCCGTGCTAGCAGCGCGTATCGTGCAAGCAGAAGAAGCGCGCCGCGCAGCTGAAGTGTCAGATACTCGTCGTAACCTACTAGGTTCAGGTGACCGTAGTGACCGTATCCGTACTTACAACTACCCACAAGGTCGTGTTTCTGATCATCGCATCAACTTGACGGTTTACCGCCTAAACGAAGTGATGGAAGGCGACCTAGCGAGCTTGATTGAACCTGTAATTCAAGAACACCAAGCAGACCAGCTAGCGGCTCTAGCAGAGAACAACTAA
- the hemA gene encoding glutamyl-tRNA reductase yields MSLLALGINHNTASVELREKVAFGPDKLPLALQQLSQNQLVSGGVIVSTCNRTEIYCDVKTASKNKLIDWLAQFHQVNAEELKPSIYIHEEQAAIRHLMRVACGLDSLVLGEPQILGQVKQAFADSRASEAVNATMEKWFQKTFSVAKRVRTETDIGGNAVSVAYAACTLAKHIFESLQQSTVLLVGAGETIELVAKHLAANGCANMIVANRTKERAQLLADQFGAEVISLPEIPEHLSRADIVISSTASPLPIIGKGMVESALKQRRFQPMLLVDIAVPRDIEAQVGEINDAYLYSVDDLQSIIDSNIEQRKVEAIQAEAIVSEESAAFMTWLRSLQSVDSIREFRQNANEIREDLLNKSIQALAAGGDPEKVLVELSNKLTNRLIHAPTRALQVAAEQGEPAKLALIRQSLGLDDPL; encoded by the coding sequence ATGTCATTGCTTGCTCTTGGTATCAATCATAATACGGCCTCAGTAGAACTGCGCGAGAAAGTTGCGTTCGGGCCGGATAAGCTACCTTTGGCACTGCAACAATTATCGCAAAACCAATTGGTTAGCGGTGGTGTTATTGTTTCTACTTGTAATCGCACTGAAATTTATTGCGATGTGAAAACCGCAAGTAAAAACAAGCTGATTGATTGGCTCGCACAGTTTCATCAAGTTAATGCCGAAGAACTGAAACCCAGCATTTACATTCATGAAGAGCAGGCTGCTATTCGCCATTTAATGCGCGTTGCTTGTGGTCTGGACTCTTTGGTTCTTGGTGAACCGCAAATATTAGGTCAGGTAAAGCAAGCCTTTGCTGACTCTCGTGCTAGTGAGGCAGTCAATGCCACGATGGAAAAATGGTTTCAAAAAACATTTTCCGTGGCGAAACGCGTACGCACCGAGACCGATATTGGCGGTAATGCAGTGTCGGTAGCTTATGCCGCATGTACATTAGCCAAACACATTTTTGAATCACTTCAACAATCCACCGTGCTGTTAGTTGGTGCGGGTGAGACGATTGAACTGGTAGCAAAACATTTAGCTGCGAATGGTTGTGCCAATATGATTGTCGCAAACCGAACGAAAGAACGTGCGCAATTACTCGCGGATCAATTTGGTGCGGAAGTGATCAGTCTGCCAGAAATCCCAGAGCACTTATCACGTGCAGATATCGTGATAAGTTCAACGGCGAGCCCTTTGCCTATTATTGGTAAGGGTATGGTAGAAAGTGCACTGAAACAGCGACGTTTCCAACCTATGCTATTAGTCGATATTGCCGTACCACGCGATATTGAAGCGCAAGTCGGTGAGATTAATGACGCTTACTTGTATAGCGTGGATGATTTGCAATCGATTATTGATAGCAACATCGAACAACGTAAAGTTGAAGCGATTCAAGCCGAAGCGATCGTGAGTGAAGAAAGTGCTGCCTTTATGACTTGGCTGCGCTCACTACAAAGTGTCGATAGCATTCGTGAATTTCGCCAAAATGCCAATGAGATCCGAGAGGATCTGCTAAATAAAAGTATTCAAGCTCTTGCTGCTGGTGGTGATCCAGAAAAAGTCTTAGTGGAGTTAAGCAACAAACTCACTAACCGACTAATTCATGCCCCAACACGCGCCCTGCAAGTGGCAGCAGAGCAAGGTGAGCCCGCAAAGCTTGCCCTCATTAGACAAAGTTTGGGTCTAGATGACCCGCTATAA
- the lolB gene encoding lipoprotein insertase outer membrane protein LolB gives MVLRLPLKLICLTFSLLLLNGCSSIEDSYTSVEWQAHQQRLEQIERYSAAGKLGYISPQQRESLSFHWQQAPENQELRLSTFLGQTVLNLSVDATGAKVKTYEDDVYTDVSADRLISRLTGLNIPVEQLNDWLLGKPTNADSFTVNERETLASLTKTINGQTWQLFYSSYQDVQFLGSTLPVPHKLKLKQNDTTINLVISKWTFK, from the coding sequence ATGGTTTTGCGACTCCCCTTAAAACTCATTTGTCTTACGTTTTCACTTTTGTTACTCAATGGTTGTAGCTCAATAGAAGACAGTTACACCAGTGTCGAGTGGCAAGCTCATCAGCAAAGACTTGAGCAAATTGAGCGTTATTCAGCGGCAGGAAAACTTGGTTACATTTCCCCCCAGCAAAGAGAATCTCTCAGTTTTCATTGGCAGCAAGCACCTGAAAACCAAGAACTGCGTTTATCTACCTTTTTAGGCCAGACCGTGCTGAATTTGAGCGTTGATGCAACCGGTGCGAAAGTAAAAACTTATGAAGATGATGTGTATACCGATGTGAGTGCCGACCGATTGATTTCACGTCTTACGGGTCTGAATATTCCAGTTGAACAACTCAATGACTGGCTACTTGGTAAACCTACCAACGCCGACAGCTTTACCGTTAACGAGAGAGAAACCTTAGCCTCGCTAACCAAAACCATTAACGGACAAACATGGCAACTGTTTTACTCGAGCTATCAAGACGTGCAGTTTTTAGGTTCGACCTTGCCTGTCCCACACAAATTGAAATTAAAACAGAACGACACCACCATTAATTTGGTCATTTCTAAGTGGACCTTTAAGTAA
- the ispE gene encoding 4-(cytidine 5'-diphospho)-2-C-methyl-D-erythritol kinase, translating into MIRETTHWPSPAKLNLFLYITGRRANGYHELQTIFQFLDHGDDLTITANDSGDITLTPEIPGVALEENLIWRAAVALQQFTGCQFGADIQLNKILPMGGGIGGGSSNAATVLVALNYLWQTNCSEDQLAEIGLKLGADVPVFVRGHAAFAEGVGEEISKVEPEEKWYLVVRPNVSIATVDIFTHPDLTRNTPKRPLSVLLKSDYGNDCEKIVRLLYPEVDKQLSWLLQYAPSRLTGTGSCVFAEFSSENGARNVLEQLPDNVTAFVAKGNNISPLYRTLANYRLAHNTSI; encoded by the coding sequence ATGATTCGCGAAACCACGCATTGGCCTTCACCCGCCAAACTCAACCTCTTTCTCTACATCACCGGACGTCGTGCCAACGGTTATCACGAACTGCAAACTATATTCCAATTTTTGGATCATGGTGATGATCTGACCATCACCGCTAACGACAGCGGCGATATCACCCTAACACCTGAGATCCCTGGGGTAGCGCTCGAAGAGAATCTTATCTGGCGTGCAGCTGTCGCCTTGCAACAGTTTACCGGTTGTCAATTTGGCGCAGATATTCAACTCAACAAGATTTTGCCGATGGGCGGTGGCATTGGTGGCGGTTCATCGAATGCTGCAACTGTGCTCGTTGCTCTCAATTATTTATGGCAAACCAATTGCAGCGAAGATCAATTGGCAGAGATTGGACTAAAATTGGGCGCTGACGTACCCGTATTTGTTCGTGGTCATGCAGCGTTTGCTGAAGGTGTTGGTGAGGAGATAAGCAAGGTTGAACCAGAAGAAAAATGGTACTTGGTCGTAAGACCAAATGTAAGCATTGCAACAGTCGATATTTTTACCCACCCGGATTTAACTCGAAACACGCCAAAACGCCCATTATCCGTGCTTCTTAAGAGCGATTACGGAAACGATTGCGAAAAAATTGTGCGATTGCTTTATCCAGAGGTTGATAAGCAACTTTCATGGCTGCTACAATACGCGCCGTCAAGACTGACAGGTACAGGATCATGCGTATTTGCCGAATTTTCGAGCGAAAACGGCGCGAGAAATGTACTCGAACAACTTCCTGACAATGTGACGGCATTTGTGGCAAAAGGAAACAATATTTCGCCGCTCTACCGCACACTGGCTAACTACCGTTTAGCCCACAACACATCTATTTAA
- a CDS encoding ribose-phosphate pyrophosphokinase: MPDMKLFAGNATPELAQRIADRLYISLGDASVSRFSDGEVAVQINENVRGSDVFIIQSTCAPTNDNLMELVVMIDAMRRASAGRITAVIPYFGYARQDRRVRSARVPITAKVVADFLSNVGVDRVLTIDLHAEQIQGFFDVPVDNIFGTPVLLEDMQSRGLENPVVVSPDLGGVVRARATAKALGDIDIAIVDKRRPRANVSEVMNLIGDVEGRDCVIVDDMIDTGGTLCKAAEALKERGAKRVFAYATHAVFSGNAADNIKNSVLDQVIVTDSITLSKEMEATGKVTTLSLSRMLAEAIRRISNEESISAMFN; the protein is encoded by the coding sequence GTGCCTGATATGAAGCTATTTGCTGGTAACGCAACACCTGAACTAGCCCAACGTATTGCTGATCGTCTTTACATCTCTTTAGGTGATGCAAGTGTTTCTCGTTTTTCTGACGGCGAAGTTGCTGTACAAATCAACGAAAACGTACGTGGTAGTGATGTATTCATCATCCAATCGACTTGTGCACCAACTAACGACAATCTAATGGAACTTGTCGTAATGATTGATGCAATGCGCCGCGCTTCTGCGGGCCGTATTACAGCAGTAATCCCTTACTTTGGTTACGCTCGCCAAGACCGTCGTGTACGTTCTGCTCGTGTGCCAATCACTGCAAAAGTAGTGGCTGACTTCCTGTCTAACGTTGGTGTAGACCGCGTTCTAACTATCGACCTACACGCAGAGCAAATTCAAGGCTTCTTTGATGTACCTGTAGACAACATCTTCGGTACGCCAGTACTACTTGAAGACATGCAATCTCGTGGTCTAGAAAACCCAGTTGTGGTTTCACCTGACCTAGGTGGCGTAGTACGTGCTCGTGCAACAGCAAAAGCACTAGGTGATATCGATATCGCTATCGTTGATAAACGTCGTCCACGTGCAAACGTTTCTGAAGTAATGAACCTAATCGGTGATGTTGAAGGTCGCGACTGTGTGATCGTAGACGACATGATCGATACTGGTGGTACTCTATGTAAAGCAGCTGAAGCGCTTAAAGAGCGCGGTGCTAAGCGTGTATTCGCTTACGCAACTCACGCTGTTTTCTCTGGCAACGCTGCAGACAACATCAAAAACTCAGTACTAGACCAAGTGATCGTAACTGACTCAATCACTCTGTCTAAAGAGATGGAAGCGACTGGCAAAGTAACTACACTAAGCCTATCTCGCATGCTTGCTGAAGCGATTCGTCGTATCAGCAACGAAGAGTCTATCTCTGCGATGTTCAACTAA
- the pth gene encoding aminoacyl-tRNA hydrolase: protein MTQQIKLLVGLANPGPEYAKTRHNAGAWVVEELARVHNVTLKNEPKFFGLTGRIMVNGEDLRLLIPTTFMNLSGKAVAALAKFYQIKPEEIMVAHDELDLPPGVAKFKKGGGHGGHNGLRDTISKLGNNKEFYRLRIGIGHPGHKDKVAGYVLGKAPAKEHEQLEAAADEAVRCLDILLKDGLSKAQNRLHTFKAE from the coding sequence GTGACTCAACAGATCAAACTTCTTGTCGGACTGGCTAACCCTGGCCCTGAATACGCTAAGACTCGCCATAATGCGGGCGCTTGGGTCGTGGAGGAGTTAGCTCGCGTTCATAACGTTACGCTAAAGAATGAGCCAAAGTTCTTTGGTCTTACTGGACGTATCATGGTAAATGGTGAGGATCTGCGCCTATTGATCCCAACCACTTTTATGAACCTATCTGGCAAAGCCGTGGCAGCGCTGGCTAAGTTCTACCAAATTAAACCAGAAGAAATCATGGTCGCTCATGACGAGCTAGACTTACCTCCTGGTGTCGCTAAATTTAAAAAAGGCGGCGGTCATGGTGGTCACAATGGTTTGCGTGACACCATTAGCAAATTAGGCAATAACAAAGAGTTTTATCGTCTTCGTATTGGCATTGGCCATCCGGGACACAAAGATAAAGTGGCTGGTTATGTGCTAGGCAAAGCACCTGCTAAAGAGCATGAGCAACTAGAAGCAGCAGCGGATGAAGCCGTTCGCTGTCTCGACATCTTACTAAAAGATGGCCTAAGCAAAGCACAAAACCGCTTACACACGTTCAAAGCTGAATAA